Part of the Synechococcus sp. HK01-R genome is shown below.
TCCGCCCGGTTGTTGGACGGAATGGGTGGCATCAAAGATCACCGGGCAGCCGAGGGCCTGCATCTGAGGAAGGCTGCGGTAGTCCACCACCAGGGTGTTGTAACCAAAGCTGCTGCCCCGTTCGGTCAGCCAGAGGCGACCGCTGGCGGGATCGAGCCCGGCCTCGGCCATCTTGTTGACGACCTGGGCCATGTCCCAGGGGGCGAGGAACTGTCCCTTCTTGACGTTCACCACCTTGTCGCTTTCTGCCACAGCCGCGGCTGCGGCGAGGAGCAAATCGGTCTGACGGCAGAGGAAGGCGGGGATCTGAAGCACATCCACCACCTCGGCCACGGCCGCGGCCTGGCTGGATTCATGGATGTCGGTGAGCACCGGCAGGCCGAATTGCTGCTTCACCTCCGCCAGGATCGCCAGACCCCCCTCCACGCCGGGGCCGCGGAAGGAGTGGCCGGAGCTGCGATTCGCCTTGTCGAAGCTGGCCTTGAAGATGTAACGGATGCCCAGGCGCTCGCAGATGCTTTGCACCTGACTGGCAACCTCCAGCACGAGTTCGCGGCTTTCGATCACGCAGGGGCCGGCGATCAGGGTCAGGGGTGCGGTCACGGCCAGTGGCTGAGCTGCCCCGATCATCGGACAGGGCCGCCGTAACCTGCGCGCGACGGCAGAGGTTTGCGGTGGCAGTGACTCCGATCCCAATCTTCATCGGTTATGACCCGCGCGAGCGGGCTGCCACCAATGTGCTGCTTGACAGCCTTTATCAACACAGCACCACTCCCTTAGCGATGACTCCCCTGGTCACGCCTCAACTCGAGACCCAGGGGTTGTATCGGCGGGAACGAGACCCGAAGCAGAGCACTGCGTTTTCCTTTACCCGGTTTCTGGTGCCCCACCTGATGGGTTACGAGGGCTGGGCACTGTTCATGGACTGCGACATGCTCTGTCGCGCCGATATCAAGGCTCTGTGGGACCAGCGTGATGACCGCTACGGGGTGATGTGCGTGCAGCATGAGCATGTGCCTGGAGAAACGGTGAAGTTCCTCGGGGAGGTGCAGAGCGCTTACCCCAAGAAGAACTGGAGTTCACTGATGCTGCTCAACTGCAACCGCTGCACCAGATTGACGGTCGATTATGTGAACACGGCCACGGGCCTGGAGCTTCACCGCTTCCACTGGTTGGACGGTGACCATGAAATCGGCGCCCTCGATGCCGGTTGGAACCATCTCGTGGACGTGCAGGCGGCACCGACGGCTGCGGCGTCTGCTGGTGGCCCGGGGCTGCTGCACTGGACCCTTGGTGGACCTTGGTTCCGAGACCAGCGCACCATGGGTGGACCACTGGCGGCGGAGTGGTTTGGCGCCCGGGATGACGCCATGAAGCTCTGGGACTGACGGCGATGGCCATGGCACGTTCAGTGGTGGCGGTTCCAGCCCGCCTGGCTTCTTCGCGGTTGCCCGACAAGGTGCTGGCAGACATCGGAGGTAAGCCGATGATTCAGCGGGTTTTGGAGCAGTGCGCCAAGGCAGCCGGGCCGGCCACCGTGGTGCTCTGCACCGATAGTGAACGGCTTCAGGGTCTGGCCGAGGCCTGGGGCTTTCCTGTCTTGATGACATCAGAAGCGTGCAGTTCCGGCAGCGAGCGGATTGCTTCTGTCGCTGATCAGTTGGTCGCCCTGGCTTGGGATGAGCAGCCTGACGGCTGGGATGCCACCACCCGTGACCAGCGGCTGTCATCCACGGCGGTGATCAATGTGCAGGGGGATCAGCCGTTCCTGGATCCGGCCGTGGTGACCGCCATGGTGGCGGAATTCTCCCGTCGGGATCCGGTCCCTGCGGTGGTGACGCCGGTGTATCGACTGCAGCCGGACACGATCCACAACCCCGCTGTGGTGAAGACCCTTCTGGCCCATGACGGCCGTGCTCTTTATTTCTCCCGCTCGGCCATCCCCCATGTGAGGGATGTGGATCCTGCCGACTGGCATCGGCACTCCCCCTATTGGGGCCATGTGGGCATGTATGGCTTCCGCGGCGATGTGCTCGCTGGCTGGGACCAGTTGCCTGCTTCACCCCTGGAGGATTTGGAGCGGCTGGAGCAGTTGCGTCTGCTCGAAGCGGGGCACACGATCGCCACCTTCCGCGTGGAGGGCACGTCTCTGTCAGTCGATACGGCAGAGCAGTTGGAGGAAGCCAGGCGGATGGCAGGGGGGGCCTAGGTCTGACACCAGCGGCTGGCGGTCGGCCAGAGCTGCTCCAGGTTCGCGTTTGGCAGCACCCTGCGGACCGTCCTCAGATCTTCCGCGAGCTGCTCCCCCAGTTGAGCCAGGAGCTGCTCAGGGATTGGGTTGGCAGTGGCGCTCACATTCACCTTCTCGCTCCAGGCTGGTTCCAGATACGGGATCTCCAAAAAGCGGCACAGATTGGCGTAGCTGGTGGGGGTGAACAGGGTTTCGAACAGGCCGATGAAACACTCCTCCAGTCCAAAGGTCTGCTGGAGTGCTTCTAGGGTCTGGGCGTAATTGCTGCGCAGCCCGCGGCCTTTATTGATGCGTCGGCGCAGGGCGGCCTGCTCCGACTCGGCATCGCGCTGGCCCAGTTTGCGCAGCTTCATGCGTTGGCTGGAGATGATCCGTTCGATCGGATCGCGCATCAGGAAGACGGGGCGCACGGGAACCCCCCGCTGCTGAAAACCGCGCTTGATTTCCCCTAGGGCGTCGGCGCTCAGCAGGGCGTAGGAGGGGGTGATGTCGCCGGTGAGGCAGACCTTCCGACCAGGCCGGTGGGGGCGCCTCAGCAGCCAGGTGAAGTAGTCGTAATAGAGGCCAGGGCTGCGGATGAAGCACTGGCGGAGCCAGGTGCGTGGCTGCACCCAGCTGCGGGGCCGTCGCAGCTCCATGGGAACCTGCCGAAAGCGGGCCAGTTCCGGCACTGTTCGGGCGTCATGAACGTGATACTCCTTCAAGACGCCGAAATCGGCATCCTTGCGGTTGTGCAGCTGCTGATGCAGCCAGGTAGTGCCCGCCTTCTGGGCACCCACTCCGAGCAGAAACACTCCTGGACCGTCTGGAGAGCCAGTCTTAGTCATTGCGATCCCTCCAGCCTTGGCGGCGCAGGGTCTGCCAGTCGCCCCGGGCCTGCAGGATCCGTTCCGCCAGCTCGCGCACGGCGCCATGGCCGCCACGCCGGCGAAGTACAGCGTCGGCCTGGCGGCGCAGGGGGCGGCAGGCATCGGCTGGGGCCAGCAGAAGTCGCACCTGGGCGCGCACGGCCAGATCGTTCAGGTCATCCCCCACAAAGGCTGTGCTCGCAGGGCTCACCTGCAAGTGCCGCTGCAGGGCCTCCAGGGCCACGGGCTTGTCCTTGATTCCCACCAGGCAATGCTCAATGCCCAGCTGCCGCGCCCGCACCTCGGTGGCACCTCCGCGGCCGCCACTGAGAAAGGCCAGTTGAAGTCCGGACTGCTGGAGCAGGCGAAGGCCGAGCCCATCGC
Proteins encoded:
- the kdsA gene encoding 3-deoxy-8-phosphooctulonate synthase; amino-acid sequence: MIGAAQPLAVTAPLTLIAGPCVIESRELVLEVASQVQSICERLGIRYIFKASFDKANRSSGHSFRGPGVEGGLAILAEVKQQFGLPVLTDIHESSQAAAVAEVVDVLQIPAFLCRQTDLLLAAAAAVAESDKVVNVKKGQFLAPWDMAQVVNKMAEAGLDPASGRLWLTERGSSFGYNTLVVDYRSLPQMQALGCPVIFDATHSVQQPGGRGSSSGGQREFVAPLARAAAAVGVDGLFMEVHPDPDKGLSDGPNMVPLHRLEALLAQVVAIRAAVGDQPAVSTL
- a CDS encoding manno-octulosonate cytidylyltransferase encodes the protein MAMARSVVAVPARLASSRLPDKVLADIGGKPMIQRVLEQCAKAAGPATVVLCTDSERLQGLAEAWGFPVLMTSEACSSGSERIASVADQLVALAWDEQPDGWDATTRDQRLSSTAVINVQGDQPFLDPAVVTAMVAEFSRRDPVPAVVTPVYRLQPDTIHNPAVVKTLLAHDGRALYFSRSAIPHVRDVDPADWHRHSPYWGHVGMYGFRGDVLAGWDQLPASPLEDLERLEQLRLLEAGHTIATFRVEGTSLSVDTAEQLEEARRMAGGA
- a CDS encoding sulfotransferase family protein codes for the protein MTKTGSPDGPGVFLLGVGAQKAGTTWLHQQLHNRKDADFGVLKEYHVHDARTVPELARFRQVPMELRRPRSWVQPRTWLRQCFIRSPGLYYDYFTWLLRRPHRPGRKVCLTGDITPSYALLSADALGEIKRGFQQRGVPVRPVFLMRDPIERIISSQRMKLRKLGQRDAESEQAALRRRINKGRGLRSNYAQTLEALQQTFGLEECFIGLFETLFTPTSYANLCRFLEIPYLEPAWSEKVNVSATANPIPEQLLAQLGEQLAEDLRTVRRVLPNANLEQLWPTASRWCQT
- a CDS encoding HAD family hydrolase, with the translated sequence MRAVLREWQWQRQRSSLAALKLLVLDVDGVLTDGGLWFDPEGVLQKRFDVRDGLGLRLLQQSGLQLAFLSGGRGGATEVRARQLGIEHCLVGIKDKPVALEALQRHLQVSPASTAFVGDDLNDLAVRAQVRLLLAPADACRPLRRQADAVLRRRGGHGAVRELAERILQARGDWQTLRRQGWRDRND